From Streptomyces sp. NBC_00775, one genomic window encodes:
- a CDS encoding MarR family winged helix-turn-helix transcriptional regulator codes for MAAPTPRIPTTASEGPMSYAIFQLARAHRARAAAMLREMDLHPGQELLLMQLLDRDGQTQSELLESVDVDHSTISKSLRRMQDAGLLNREPAEHDRRVMVVHLTDKGRAMREPLAAMWRALEETSALNLSAQQAESFVRIAYAITDAINSRDVAAEESE; via the coding sequence ATGGCCGCCCCCACACCCCGCATCCCCACGACGGCCAGCGAGGGGCCGATGAGCTACGCGATCTTCCAGCTCGCCCGCGCTCACCGCGCCCGCGCCGCCGCCATGCTCCGCGAGATGGACCTGCATCCCGGTCAGGAACTGCTGCTGATGCAACTCCTCGACCGGGACGGCCAGACCCAGTCCGAGCTGCTCGAAAGCGTCGACGTGGACCACTCCACCATCTCCAAATCCCTACGCCGCATGCAGGACGCCGGCCTGCTCAACCGCGAGCCGGCCGAACACGACCGACGCGTCATGGTCGTCCACCTCACCGACAAGGGCCGTGCCATGCGCGAGCCTCTGGCAGCCATGTGGCGGGCCCTGGAGGAGACCTCCGCGCTGAACCTGTCGGCGCAGCAGGCAGAGTCCTTCGTCCGTATCGCCTACGCCATCACCGACGCGATCAACAGCCGTGACGTTGCGGCGGAGGAGTCCGAGTAA
- a CDS encoding alkene reductase, with translation MLNALWTPTTVGGISLPHRLVMAPMTRDRSTPEGVPTELNAEYYAQRASHALIITEGTQPSTDGQGYLLTPGIHNDEQIAGWRKVTDAVHAADGRIVIQLMHTGRISHPNNTPHGRRPIAPSEIRPQGVMFTASGPQEMPTPRALSTQEVAATVDDFRRAAASAVAAGADGVEIHGANGYLVHQFLSDNTNQRTDRYGGSLDNRIRFAVEVAAAVADEIGADRTGLRISPGNPYNDIAESDTAELYPALLRALSPLGLAYLHVMHAGDEELLGTLRSLWPTTLILNRGGTDLPTRAKDVDNGTADLVSVGALALANPDLVERLRSDAPLNTPDPATFYGGGVAGYTDYPTHTV, from the coding sequence ATGCTCAACGCCCTGTGGACGCCGACCACCGTCGGTGGCATCTCCCTCCCGCACCGTCTGGTCATGGCCCCCATGACCCGTGACCGCTCCACACCTGAAGGCGTACCGACCGAGCTGAACGCCGAGTACTACGCCCAGAGGGCCTCGCACGCGCTCATCATCACCGAGGGAACCCAGCCCTCCACCGACGGCCAGGGCTACCTCCTCACCCCCGGCATCCACAATGACGAGCAGATCGCCGGGTGGCGCAAGGTCACCGACGCCGTGCACGCGGCCGACGGTCGGATCGTCATCCAGCTGATGCACACCGGACGCATCTCCCACCCAAACAACACCCCCCACGGACGCCGACCGATCGCCCCTTCGGAGATCCGGCCGCAGGGCGTGATGTTCACGGCGTCCGGGCCCCAGGAGATGCCGACCCCCCGTGCGCTGTCGACGCAGGAGGTCGCGGCGACCGTCGACGACTTCCGCCGCGCCGCAGCGTCCGCCGTCGCGGCAGGCGCCGACGGCGTGGAGATCCACGGCGCCAACGGCTACCTGGTGCACCAGTTCCTGTCCGACAACACCAACCAGCGCACCGACCGCTACGGCGGTTCCCTCGACAACCGCATCCGCTTCGCCGTCGAGGTGGCCGCTGCCGTGGCCGACGAGATCGGCGCCGACCGCACCGGCCTGCGCATCTCCCCCGGCAACCCCTACAACGACATCGCCGAGTCCGACACCGCCGAGCTGTATCCGGCGCTCCTGCGCGCCCTCAGCCCGCTCGGCCTCGCCTACCTCCACGTGATGCACGCGGGCGACGAGGAGCTGCTGGGCACCCTGCGCTCGCTGTGGCCGACCACGCTGATCCTCAACCGGGGCGGCACCGACCTGCCCACCCGCGCCAAGGACGTCGACAACGGCACGGCCGACCTTGTCTCCGTCGGCGCCCTCGCGCTCGCCAACCCGGACCTGGTCGAGCGGCTACGCTCTGACGCGCCGCTGAACACCCCCGATCCGGCGACCTTCTACGGTGGCGGAGTGGCCGGCTACACCGACTACCCCACCCACACCGTCTGA
- a CDS encoding NADP-dependent oxidoreductase gives MKAILFDRFGGTEVLHEADVEVPQPGPGQVRVRVKAAGLNALDGKIRSGALEARFPTPLPAIPGGELAGVVDALGEGVQDVKVGDEVLGWSDTGSYAQYALATTVAPKPAGLDWQHAVALPVAGATAERVLNLLGVVAGETVLMHGAAGAVGTLAVQLATARGARVIGTAGPANQDYLTSLGATATLYGEGLVERVRALAPDGVDAVFDLAGKGALEDSITLRGGTERIVTIADLSAYQLGITFSSGSPERSAAGLAALAQDAATGKVVTTVTAYPLAQAAAAQQVSDAGHVRGKLVLTVD, from the coding sequence ATGAAAGCCATCCTGTTCGACCGTTTCGGAGGCACGGAAGTGCTGCACGAGGCGGACGTCGAGGTCCCGCAGCCCGGCCCCGGACAGGTCCGCGTCCGCGTCAAGGCGGCCGGGCTGAACGCGTTGGACGGCAAGATCCGCTCCGGGGCCCTGGAGGCCAGGTTCCCGACGCCGCTGCCCGCCATCCCCGGTGGCGAGCTCGCCGGCGTGGTGGACGCCCTGGGTGAGGGCGTGCAGGACGTGAAGGTGGGCGATGAGGTGCTGGGCTGGTCGGACACCGGCTCGTACGCCCAGTACGCGCTGGCCACCACCGTGGCCCCCAAGCCCGCCGGTCTCGACTGGCAGCACGCGGTCGCGCTGCCAGTGGCGGGTGCGACGGCCGAGCGGGTCCTGAACCTGCTGGGTGTCGTCGCCGGGGAGACCGTACTGATGCACGGCGCGGCCGGAGCGGTCGGCACCCTGGCGGTCCAGCTCGCCACAGCCCGCGGAGCGCGTGTCATCGGCACCGCCGGCCCCGCCAATCAGGACTACCTCACCTCGCTCGGCGCCACCGCGACCCTCTACGGCGAGGGCCTGGTCGAGCGGGTCCGGGCACTCGCCCCCGACGGCGTGGACGCGGTGTTCGACCTGGCCGGAAAGGGCGCCCTGGAGGACTCCATCACCCTGCGCGGCGGCACCGAGCGCATCGTCACCATCGCCGACCTCAGCGCGTACCAGCTCGGCATCACCTTCTCCAGCGGTTCCCCGGAACGCTCGGCCGCCGGCCTGGCCGCCCTGGCCCAGGACGCCGCGACCGGCAAGGTCGTCACCACCGTCACCGCCTACCCGCTCGCCCAGGCCGCCGCGGCCCAGCAGGTCAGCGACGCCGGGCATGTCCGGGGCAAGCTCGTCCTAACCGTCGACTGA
- a CDS encoding XRE family transcriptional regulator → MTDHLKDPQAVSWGGLAEDFAFTDAEKDQIQKGAQVMVLASRVHRLAGLRKRQHTTQVQVAEAMGVTQARVSRIEKGQLERSEVDTLAAYVKALGGKLKIVADFGDETYVLG, encoded by the coding sequence ATGACTGATCACCTCAAGGACCCGCAGGCCGTCTCCTGGGGAGGCCTGGCCGAGGATTTCGCCTTCACTGATGCCGAAAAGGACCAGATCCAGAAGGGGGCGCAGGTGATGGTCCTGGCCTCCCGTGTGCACCGCCTCGCCGGGTTGCGGAAGCGGCAGCACACCACGCAGGTCCAGGTCGCCGAAGCCATGGGCGTCACCCAGGCCCGCGTCTCACGCATCGAGAAGGGCCAACTGGAGCGCAGTGAGGTCGACACCCTCGCTGCCTACGTCAAGGCGCTCGGCGGCAAGCTGAAGATCGTCGCTGACTTCGGTGATGAGACCTACGTCCTCGGCTGA
- the tnpA gene encoding IS200/IS605 family transposase gives MRKTRTGRHCVFVTHVHLIFVTKLRHKVFTHTHLTRMEEIMRSVCADFGCELVEFNGEDNHVHLLVNFPPKVAVTKLVNSFKGVSSRRLRQEFPDLVRHYWRASKLWSGSCFAGTVGGAPLFVVKQSIEHQNRRV, from the coding sequence ATGCGGAAGACCAGAACTGGCCGGCACTGTGTTTTCGTGACGCATGTCCACTTGATCTTCGTGACCAAGCTCCGGCACAAGGTGTTCACCCATACTCACCTGACCCGCATGGAGGAGATCATGCGGTCGGTGTGCGCGGACTTCGGGTGCGAGCTGGTGGAGTTCAACGGCGAAGACAACCACGTCCACCTCCTGGTGAACTTCCCGCCCAAGGTCGCCGTCACCAAACTCGTCAACTCCTTCAAGGGCGTCTCCTCCCGCCGTCTGCGCCAGGAATTCCCCGACCTGGTACGCCACTACTGGCGCGCCAGCAAGCTCTGGTCCGGTTCCTGCTTCGCGGGCACAGTCGGCGGTGCCCCACTCTTCGTGGTCAAGCAGTCCATCGAACATCAGAACCGGCGCGTGTGA
- a CDS encoding IS630 family transposase (programmed frameshift) gives MRYPDGGGLTAEERDRREQVRLAAADLIDAGASDREVARRFRVTRMSANRWRRALASGGRQALVSKGPGGARCKLDAGQLRALEAMLEAGPAACGWSDQCWTPARIGEVVRRRFGVEYTLAGLDLLLHRIGWSVQVPARKASERNEAQIAAWKDEQWPVIKRAADLGAWLCFEDEAGQGLRPPKGRTWGRRACTPVVKVTAAGTKRVSMAALICTKAGRRPRLIYRIHLDRGPAKGRRKGFTETDYARLLDAAHQQLGGPIVLVWDNLNTHVSRTMHGLIAARLWLTVYQLPPYAPEFNPVEGVWSHLKRSLANLTKHSLDQLTTLVKTRLKRMQYRPHLIEGLIAKTGLDLQPPQPQPLKIF, from the exons ATGAGGTATCCCGATGGGGGTGGGCTGACGGCCGAGGAGCGCGATCGGCGTGAGCAAGTCCGGCTCGCGGCAGCTGACTTGATCGATGCGGGGGCCAGTGACCGGGAGGTGGCCCGGCGGTTCAGGGTGACCCGGATGTCGGCGAACCGCTGGCGCCGGGCTCTGGCTTCGGGCGGCCGCCAGGCGCTGGTCTCCAAGGGTCCCGGTGGCGCCCGCTGCAAGCTCGATGCCGGCCAACTACGTGCCCTGGAGGCGATGTTGGAGGCCGGGCCGGCCGCGTGCGGATGGAGTGACCAGTGCTGGACGCCGGCCCGCATCGGCGAGGTCGTGCGCCGCCGGTTCGGCGTCGAGTACACCCTGGCCGGGCTGGATCTGCTGCTGCACCGCATCGGCTGGAGCGTGCAGGTCCCGGCCCGGAAGGCCAGCGAGCGCAACGAGGCGCAGATCGCCGCCTGGAAGGACGAGCAGTGGCCCGTCATA AAGAGGGCGGCGGACCTGGGCGCCTGGCTCTGCTTTGAGGACGAGGCAGGTCAGGGCCTGAGGCCGCCCAAGGGCCGCACCTGGGGCCGCCGGGCCTGCACCCCGGTCGTGAAGGTCACCGCCGCGGGCACCAAACGGGTCTCCATGGCGGCGCTGATCTGCACGAAGGCCGGCCGCAGGCCACGGCTCATCTACCGCATCCACCTGGACCGCGGCCCCGCCAAAGGCCGGCGCAAGGGCTTCACCGAGACCGACTACGCCCGCCTGCTCGATGCCGCACACCAGCAGCTCGGCGGTCCCATTGTCTTGGTCTGGGACAATTTGAACACACACGTCAGCCGCACCATGCACGGTCTGATCGCCGCCCGATTATGGCTGACCGTCTACCAGCTGCCCCCGTACGCTCCCGAGTTCAACCCGGTCGAGGGCGTGTGGTCGCACCTGAAGAGATCACTGGCCAACCTCACCAAACACAGCCTCGATCAACTCACCACGTTGGTGAAGACGCGGCTGAAACGGATGCAGTACCGACCCCACCTCATCGAAGGGCTCATCGCCAAAACCGGACTCGACCTCCAACCACCGCAGCCTCAGCCGTTAAAGATCTTCTAG
- a CDS encoding RNA-guided endonuclease InsQ/TnpB family protein, with amino-acid sequence MQLRYGFRLYSDSGQRAALARAFGCARVVFNDAVRAREHARTAGEAFPAAGVLSKRLVTEAKRTEARSWLGEVSAVVLQQALRDAEAAYKNFFASLKGQRQGAKMGAPRFKSRKDNRQSIRFTANARWSITDSGQLNLPKVGAVKVKWSRTLPTQPSSVTVIKDAAGRYFAPFVIDTDPAADAARMPESDQAIGIDLGLTHFAVLSDGTKIDSPRFLRRAEKKLKRAQRELSRKQKGSKNREKARLKVARAHAKVTDARKEFHHQLSTQLIRDNQAIGVEDLAVKGLARTRLAKSVHDAGWAQFVAMLDYKAVRYGRTLVKIGRFEPTSQVCSECGVKDGPKPLHIGSWTCAACGAVHDRDHNAAKNVKTAAGLAVAACGAQVRPGLVLAQREETGSHGFSPEPRAA; translated from the coding sequence ATGCAGCTTCGGTACGGCTTTCGCCTGTACTCGGATTCCGGCCAACGCGCCGCGCTGGCAAGGGCGTTCGGGTGCGCCCGCGTCGTGTTCAACGACGCCGTGCGCGCCCGCGAACACGCCCGCACAGCGGGCGAGGCCTTCCCGGCGGCCGGTGTGCTGTCGAAGAGGCTGGTCACCGAGGCGAAACGGACCGAGGCCCGCTCCTGGCTGGGCGAGGTCTCCGCCGTCGTGCTCCAGCAGGCGCTGCGCGACGCGGAGGCCGCCTACAAGAACTTCTTCGCCTCCCTCAAGGGCCAGCGGCAGGGCGCGAAGATGGGTGCGCCCCGCTTCAAGTCCCGCAAGGACAACCGGCAGTCGATCCGCTTCACGGCCAACGCCCGCTGGTCGATCACCGATTCCGGGCAGCTGAACCTGCCCAAGGTCGGGGCGGTGAAGGTGAAGTGGTCACGGACTCTGCCCACCCAGCCCTCCTCGGTCACCGTGATCAAGGACGCGGCCGGACGGTACTTCGCCCCGTTCGTCATCGACACCGACCCGGCCGCCGACGCCGCCCGGATGCCCGAGTCCGACCAGGCCATCGGCATCGACCTGGGGCTCACCCACTTCGCGGTCCTGTCCGACGGCACGAAGATCGACTCCCCGCGGTTCCTGCGCCGCGCGGAGAAGAAGCTCAAAAGAGCGCAGCGGGAGTTGTCCCGCAAGCAGAAAGGCAGCAAGAACCGCGAGAAGGCCCGCCTCAAGGTCGCCCGCGCCCACGCGAAGGTGACCGACGCGCGCAAAGAATTCCACCACCAGCTCTCCACCCAGCTGATCCGCGACAACCAAGCGATCGGTGTGGAAGACCTGGCGGTCAAAGGACTCGCGCGCACCAGACTGGCCAAGAGTGTGCACGATGCGGGCTGGGCGCAGTTCGTGGCCATGCTGGATTACAAAGCGGTCAGGTACGGCCGGACCCTGGTCAAGATCGGCCGGTTCGAGCCCACCAGCCAGGTCTGCTCGGAGTGCGGGGTCAAGGACGGCCCCAAGCCCCTGCACATCGGGTCATGGACCTGTGCCGCGTGCGGTGCGGTCCATGACCGGGACCACAACGCCGCGAAGAACGTGAAAACGGCCGCCGGACTGGCGGTTGCAGCCTGTGGAGCGCAGGTAAGACCAGGACTCGTCCTGGCACAGCGCGAAGAAACAGGAAGCCACGGATTCTCTCCCGAACCCCGTGCCGCGTAG
- a CDS encoding Arc family DNA-binding protein, giving the protein MVKFTLRLPEELHQRLTDQADTDRRSLNSEMLHLLEAGLSVISPGTPDRPGGDPASPAPLRGSGHSPRP; this is encoded by the coding sequence ATGGTCAAGTTCACGCTCCGTCTCCCCGAAGAACTCCACCAACGGCTGACCGACCAGGCAGACACCGACCGGCGGTCCCTCAACTCCGAGATGCTGCACCTGCTCGAGGCCGGCCTCAGCGTCATCTCTCCCGGAACGCCGGATCGCCCCGGCGGCGATCCGGCTTCCCCTGCCCCGCTACGCGGGAGCGGGCATTCACCCCGGCCCTGA
- a CDS encoding RNA-guided endonuclease InsQ/TnpB family protein — MSRFRMYPTGEQAGIMLDHRAHARYVWNLAVEQHSHWYRGRRAAPGFAEQCRQLTEARRDNEWLRAGNADVQQQALKDFAQAKNARFTSGFGEPTWRRKYVHEGFRVIGTDRVGEFEVDGSPKLNPKTGKQVMGRSVVVQKLNRRWAQVRVPGCGWVRFRLTRAGLPKAKTFRVTFRGGQWHIAFAVIPEPIDAPGAGEIIGIDRGVKITAALSDGRKLNCPQLTVKERARIRKHERRAARAPKGSERKRPSTSRLPSSRHAKLTGARTGARRPAPCSPAPMTWCASRS; from the coding sequence ATGTCACGTTTCCGGATGTACCCGACGGGCGAGCAGGCGGGCATCATGCTCGATCACCGCGCGCACGCCCGGTACGTGTGGAACCTCGCCGTGGAGCAGCATTCGCACTGGTACCGGGGCCGCAGGGCCGCGCCCGGCTTCGCGGAGCAGTGCCGCCAGCTCACCGAGGCCCGGCGTGACAACGAATGGCTGCGTGCGGGTAATGCTGATGTGCAGCAGCAGGCCCTGAAGGACTTCGCCCAGGCCAAGAACGCCCGCTTCACCTCCGGCTTCGGTGAGCCGACGTGGCGCAGGAAGTACGTGCACGAGGGATTCCGGGTCATCGGCACCGACCGGGTTGGGGAGTTCGAGGTGGACGGGTCGCCGAAGCTGAACCCGAAGACGGGCAAGCAGGTCATGGGCCGCTCGGTAGTCGTGCAGAAGCTGAACCGGCGGTGGGCTCAGGTCAGGGTGCCCGGCTGTGGGTGGGTGCGCTTCAGGCTCACCCGCGCCGGGCTGCCGAAGGCGAAGACGTTCCGCGTCACCTTCCGAGGCGGTCAGTGGCACATTGCGTTCGCCGTCATCCCCGAGCCGATCGATGCCCCGGGCGCAGGCGAGATCATCGGTATCGACCGGGGCGTGAAGATCACTGCCGCTCTGTCGGACGGGCGGAAGCTGAACTGCCCGCAGCTCACGGTCAAGGAGCGGGCCCGGATCCGCAAGCACGAGCGGCGGGCAGCTCGCGCGCCGAAGGGCAGCGAGCGGAAACGGCCGAGTACGTCAAGGTTGCCAAGCTCAAGGCACGCGAAGCTGACCGGCGCAAGGACTGGTGCGAGAAGACCAGCACCATGCTCGCCCGCACCTATGACCTGGTGCGCTTCGAGAAGCTGA
- a CDS encoding transposase: protein MLARTYDLVRFEKLNIKNMTASAKGTVEKPGKNVRQKAGLNRAILAQGWGLLRQRTEHKAPGRVEDVPAPYTSLRCSACGWIEKNSRKSQAEFVCVSCGFTCNADTNAAVNVAAGQGGIPRPRRSAGAGGMTAATSRSSVREPQPAWVGIPLF, encoded by the coding sequence ATGCTCGCCCGCACCTATGACCTGGTGCGCTTCGAGAAGCTGAACATCAAGAACATGACCGCCTCCGCGAAGGGGACGGTCGAGAAGCCCGGCAAGAACGTCAGGCAGAAGGCCGGGCTGAACCGGGCGATCCTCGCCCAGGGCTGGGGCCTGCTCCGGCAACGCACGGAGCACAAAGCCCCTGGCCGGGTCGAGGACGTACCCGCCCCCTATACGAGTCTGCGGTGCAGCGCCTGCGGATGGATCGAGAAGAACTCGCGCAAGAGCCAAGCCGAGTTCGTCTGCGTGTCCTGCGGGTTCACCTGCAACGCGGACACCAACGCAGCAGTCAACGTCGCGGCAGGACAGGGCGGGATTCCCCGCCCCCGGCGCTCAGCCGGTGCCGGAGGGATGACAGCGGCCACCAGCCGTTCGAGCGTCCGTGAACCTCAACCCGCCTGGGTTGGAATCCCCCTCTTTTAA
- a CDS encoding LysR family transcriptional regulator: MQLDLNLLTALDALLEEGSVAGAAARLHVTAPAMSRSLGRIRRTTGDQILVRTGRTMTPTPYAIAVREQVHELLHQVHGVLAPSRELDLATLERTFTLRWHDSLVALSGPALLAAVREQAPGVRLRFVAESSIDTPELRRGEVDLEANANRPSAPDIRAENVGETRLVIVVRQGHPLTRVRTVTAKRYAAAEHVTVSRRGNLSNALDDALARLGLTRRVVATAPTEAAALEFARGSDLLISVPEATTRSAVADLGLVVLPLPLELPSAPIYLSWHQRYDTDHAHAWLRGLARTALALCGAS, from the coding sequence ATGCAATTGGATTTGAACCTGCTCACCGCGCTCGACGCACTCCTTGAGGAGGGGAGTGTGGCCGGGGCCGCCGCGCGCCTGCACGTCACCGCCCCCGCGATGAGCCGGAGTCTGGGCCGAATCCGGCGCACCACCGGAGATCAGATCCTGGTGCGCACCGGCCGCACGATGACCCCGACGCCGTATGCGATCGCCGTCCGGGAACAGGTGCACGAGCTGCTGCACCAGGTCCACGGGGTGCTGGCACCGAGCCGTGAACTCGATCTGGCAACGCTGGAGCGCACGTTCACACTCCGCTGGCACGATTCCCTGGTCGCCTTGAGCGGCCCCGCACTGCTCGCGGCTGTCCGCGAACAGGCCCCGGGCGTGCGCTTGCGCTTCGTCGCCGAATCGAGCATCGACACCCCCGAGTTGCGGCGCGGCGAGGTCGACCTGGAGGCGAACGCCAACCGCCCGAGCGCACCGGACATCCGTGCCGAGAACGTGGGCGAGACCCGCCTCGTCATCGTCGTGAGGCAGGGGCACCCCCTCACCCGCGTCAGGACCGTCACCGCAAAGCGGTACGCCGCCGCTGAGCACGTCACCGTCTCGCGACGTGGAAACCTCAGCAATGCCCTCGACGACGCCCTCGCGCGGCTCGGCCTCACCCGCCGCGTGGTGGCGACCGCGCCCACGGAAGCGGCCGCGTTGGAGTTCGCGCGCGGCTCCGATCTCCTGATCAGCGTCCCCGAAGCCACCACGCGGTCCGCGGTCGCCGACCTCGGCCTGGTCGTGCTCCCCCTCCCGCTCGAACTGCCGTCGGCACCGATATACCTGTCGTGGCATCAGCGCTACGACACCGACCACGCCCACGCCTGGCTGCGCGGGCTGGCGCGAACCGCGCTGGCCCTGTGCGGAGCGTCGTAG
- a CDS encoding 3'(2'),5'-bisphosphate nucleotidase CysQ yields the protein MSETLQTTDLAASDADLLGQTAIAVRAAGSALRERFGEVVRYQTREELMRALAANDDTALDILRPRLTRLRPDAGWVEDELDGGALPPGEWWVVDPAEGNVNHLHALPEWAVTATLVRENQPVLTAVHLPLTGETYTALTGAGAHLDGRPLHVSQTADLGLSIVATSQARPDEDEKVVRRVGSSITAMLFDALVVRTAVPATLHLTNVAAGRIDAFWQFAGARADLLPGALLVTEAGGQISDAEGRPWTPQSESFLAAAPGVHAEAVATLSR from the coding sequence ATGTCCGAAACGCTTCAGACCACTGACCTCGCCGCCTCCGACGCCGACCTGCTCGGCCAGACCGCGATCGCCGTGCGCGCGGCTGGTTCGGCGCTGCGCGAGCGCTTCGGCGAGGTGGTCCGCTACCAGACCCGCGAGGAGCTGATGCGCGCGCTCGCCGCCAACGACGACACGGCCCTCGACATCCTGCGCCCCCGCCTCACGCGCCTGCGCCCGGACGCCGGCTGGGTGGAGGACGAACTGGACGGCGGGGCGCTGCCGCCCGGCGAATGGTGGGTCGTGGATCCGGCCGAAGGCAACGTCAACCACCTGCACGCCCTGCCGGAGTGGGCGGTGACCGCCACCCTCGTGCGTGAGAACCAGCCGGTACTCACCGCGGTCCACCTGCCGTTGACCGGCGAGACCTACACCGCGCTCACCGGCGCGGGCGCCCACCTCGACGGCCGGCCGCTGCACGTCTCCCAGACCGCGGACCTCGGCCTGAGCATCGTGGCCACCAGCCAGGCCCGGCCGGACGAGGACGAGAAGGTCGTGCGGCGCGTCGGCTCCTCGATCACCGCGATGCTCTTCGACGCGCTCGTCGTCCGCACCGCCGTGCCCGCGACCCTGCACCTGACGAACGTGGCCGCCGGCCGGATCGACGCCTTCTGGCAGTTCGCCGGCGCCCGCGCGGACCTGCTGCCCGGGGCGCTGCTCGTCACCGAGGCCGGCGGACAGATCTCCGACGCCGAGGGCCGCCCCTGGACCCCGCAGAGCGAGAGCTTCCTGGCCGCCGCGCCCGGCGTCCACGCCGAGGCCGTCGCCACGCTCTCACGCTGA
- a CDS encoding NADPH-dependent F420 reductase, translated as MTTIAVLGNGRVGGNLATALIRAGHEVTVADRAPGAAAGAARTARIVINATPGAGSLERLVALREELRDKILVDVSNATVDGPDGLPADLIYPGSSLAEQLQEALPETRVVKTLNTMLFPVMTAPATLTQAPDAFLSGEDPQAKQTVRELLINLGWRKEWITDLGGIQTARATEAAILFVPHVIRSSGFAPFAISIAR; from the coding sequence ATGACCACGATCGCAGTACTCGGAAACGGCCGCGTCGGCGGCAACCTGGCCACAGCCCTCATCCGGGCGGGGCATGAGGTGACCGTGGCGGACCGCGCGCCGGGCGCCGCCGCCGGCGCTGCCCGGACGGCCCGGATCGTCATCAACGCCACCCCGGGCGCCGGCTCGCTGGAGCGGCTCGTTGCCCTGCGCGAGGAACTGCGCGACAAGATTCTCGTCGACGTCTCCAACGCCACCGTCGACGGACCGGACGGACTGCCCGCCGACCTGATCTACCCCGGCTCGAGCCTCGCCGAGCAACTCCAGGAAGCGCTCCCCGAAACGCGCGTCGTCAAGACACTCAACACCATGCTCTTCCCGGTGATGACCGCGCCGGCCACGCTCACCCAGGCGCCCGACGCCTTCCTCTCCGGCGAGGACCCGCAGGCCAAGCAGACCGTCCGTGAACTGCTCATCAACCTCGGCTGGCGCAAGGAGTGGATCACTGATCTCGGCGGGATCCAGACCGCCCGCGCCACGGAGGCCGCAATACTGTTCGTACCGCACGTGATTCGGTCCAGCGGATTCGCGCCCTTCGCGATCTCGATCGCCCGCTGA